The Planctomycetia bacterium genome includes a region encoding these proteins:
- a CDS encoding tyrosine-type recombinase/integrase has protein sequence MSRRPRPWFWKARRAWYVTLEGARHRLGEDKSDAFQRFYQLMQQPKRCHVASQSLVAVIDEFLEWVQKHRAPSNYEGYRYRLQRFVERWPNLRPDELRPWHVQQWADAFDISQTTRRNYLRAVKRCLRWAKQQGYIDANPIAELPLPAAENREVMIRPAEFERLLELVPPGDFRDLLLVTWDTGCRPQEILKVTANHVDLTHGRWVFKKSEAKMKRKVRVVYLSERALVITRRLMAAHPAGTLFRNSRGRPWTTCAVNCRFQQLRIRMGMESFRREKVRLDETELAERVTRLSKTRREGNQRIEKSERELAAEARRKLRYRRAAALAPRYSLYALRHSWATNALERGVDALTVAVLMGHSDPSTLARVYQHLSQNPEHLREQARRAITPSPGMPG, from the coding sequence ATGTCACGTCGTCCGCGTCCTTGGTTTTGGAAGGCGCGCCGAGCTTGGTATGTCACGCTGGAAGGCGCTCGTCATCGGCTTGGCGAGGACAAGTCAGATGCGTTTCAACGCTTCTATCAGTTGATGCAGCAGCCGAAGCGTTGCCACGTTGCCTCGCAGTCGCTCGTCGCCGTCATCGATGAATTCCTGGAATGGGTGCAAAAGCACCGGGCCCCGTCCAACTATGAAGGCTATCGCTACCGGTTGCAGCGCTTCGTCGAGCGTTGGCCCAACTTGCGTCCGGACGAATTGCGTCCCTGGCACGTCCAGCAGTGGGCGGATGCGTTTGATATTTCCCAAACCACGCGGCGCAACTATCTGCGGGCCGTCAAACGCTGCCTGAGGTGGGCGAAGCAGCAGGGCTACATCGACGCAAATCCGATTGCGGAGCTGCCGTTGCCGGCCGCTGAAAACCGCGAAGTCATGATTCGCCCAGCAGAGTTTGAGCGACTGCTGGAGTTGGTTCCACCGGGTGACTTTCGCGACCTGCTCCTGGTGACGTGGGACACGGGCTGCCGCCCACAAGAAATTCTGAAGGTGACGGCAAATCATGTGGACTTGACGCACGGCCGCTGGGTGTTCAAGAAGTCCGAGGCCAAGATGAAACGCAAGGTGCGCGTGGTGTATCTGAGTGAGCGGGCCCTGGTGATCACGCGACGTCTGATGGCGGCGCATCCCGCCGGCACGCTATTTCGGAATTCACGAGGCCGCCCCTGGACGACCTGCGCGGTGAATTGCCGTTTCCAGCAGCTCCGCATCCGGATGGGGATGGAATCCTTTCGGCGCGAGAAGGTGCGGCTGGATGAGACGGAATTGGCTGAGCGGGTCACACGATTGAGCAAGACCCGGCGCGAAGGCAACCAGCGGATTGAGAAGTCCGAACGTGAACTAGCCGCCGAGGCGCGTCGCAAGTTACGGTATCGTCGGGCCGCCGCCCTGGCGCCCCGTTATTCGCTTTACGCCCTGCGGCATTCCTGGGCCACGAACGCCTTGGAACGGGGCGTGGATGCCTTGACGGTGGCCGTCTTGATGGGGCACTCGGATCCCAGCACGTTGGCCCGCGTCTACCAGCATCTATCCCAGAATCCTGAACACCTGCGTGAGCAAGCTCGGCGGGCGATCACGCCATCGCCGGGAATGCCAGGCTAA